Below is a genomic region from Neisseria arctica.
ATGCATACTCATTTATTTTAACTCCTATTACCAGCTGGCTTTAATAACGCCCGGAATTTCGCCACGCATAGCGATTTCACGGATTTTAGTACGGCCCAAGCCAAATTTACGGAATGTGCCACGAGGACGACCTGTTAGAGCGCAACGACGACGCTGACGAACCGGAGCGGCATTTCGGGGAATTGCTTGCAATTTCAAACGAGCTTCAAAACGCTCTTCAGGAGTAGCGCTAGAATCATTGATTACAGCAAAAATAGCCTCACGTTTAGCGGCATATTTTTTTGCCAATGCAGCACGCTTCAATTCACGATTTATAAGTGC
It encodes:
- the rpsN gene encoding 30S ribosomal protein S14; the protein is MAKKALINRELKRAALAKKYAAKREAIFAVINDSSATPEERFEARLKLQAIPRNAAPVRQRRRCALTGRPRGTFRKFGLGRTKIREIAMRGEIPGVIKASW